Proteins encoded within one genomic window of Nonomuraea gerenzanensis:
- the cysD gene encoding sulfate adenylyltransferase subunit CysD, whose translation MSSAPGKSASQLDVLEAEAIHIMREVAAEFERPCLLFSGGKDSIVMLRIAEKAFWPAAIPFPLMHVDTGHNFDEVIEFRDRRAAELGARLIVASVQDSIDAGRVVEETGRRASRNRLQTTTLLDAIEEHEFDAVFGGARRDEEKARAKERVFSFRDDFGQWDPKNQRPELWNLYNARIRKGEHIRVFPLSNWTELDVWDYIRREGIEIPSIYFAHTRKVFERDGMLLPDGDVVQRGQDEPLFEAVVRYRTVGDMTCTGAVQSTAATVEEIIEEIAATRITERGATRADDRSSEAAMEDRKREGYF comes from the coding sequence ATGAGCAGCGCCCCCGGAAAATCGGCGTCGCAGCTCGACGTGCTCGAGGCAGAGGCCATCCACATCATGCGTGAGGTGGCGGCCGAGTTCGAACGTCCCTGTCTGCTCTTCTCCGGGGGCAAGGACTCGATCGTCATGCTCCGCATCGCCGAGAAGGCGTTCTGGCCCGCCGCGATCCCGTTCCCGCTCATGCACGTGGACACCGGGCACAACTTCGACGAAGTGATCGAGTTCCGTGACCGGCGCGCCGCCGAGCTGGGCGCGCGGCTGATCGTGGCCAGCGTGCAGGACTCCATCGACGCCGGCCGGGTGGTGGAGGAGACCGGCCGGCGCGCCTCGCGTAACCGGCTGCAGACCACCACGCTGCTCGACGCGATCGAGGAGCACGAGTTCGACGCCGTCTTCGGCGGCGCCCGGCGTGATGAGGAGAAGGCGCGCGCCAAGGAGCGGGTCTTCTCCTTCCGCGACGACTTCGGCCAGTGGGATCCCAAGAACCAGCGGCCGGAGCTGTGGAACCTGTACAACGCGCGTATCCGCAAGGGTGAGCACATCCGCGTCTTCCCGCTGTCGAACTGGACCGAGCTGGATGTGTGGGACTACATCCGGCGCGAGGGCATCGAGATCCCCTCCATCTACTTCGCGCACACCCGCAAGGTGTTCGAGCGGGACGGCATGCTGCTGCCCGACGGTGATGTGGTGCAGCGCGGCCAGGACGAGCCGTTGTTCGAGGCGGTGGTGCGGTACCGCACCGTGGGCGACATGACCTGCACCGGCGCGGTGCAGTCCACGGCCGCGACGGTGGAGGAGATCATCGAGGAGATCGCCGCCACCCGGATCACCGAGCGCGGCGCGACCCGGGCCGATGACCGCTCGTCGGAGGCCGCGATGGAAGATCGCAAGCGAGAGGGCTACTTCTAA
- a CDS encoding antibiotic biosynthesis monooxygenase family protein — protein sequence MSGPVRAVLTMAVPAARAQEFELAWKRAATLAQEQPGCLRQTLCATDTGYVITSDWSDEESFRRFERSPEQDEATAGLRALRTSARMEVHRILHHQ from the coding sequence ATGAGCGGGCCGGTGCGTGCCGTGCTCACCATGGCCGTGCCCGCGGCCCGCGCACAGGAGTTCGAGCTGGCCTGGAAGCGGGCCGCCACCCTGGCCCAGGAGCAGCCGGGCTGCCTGCGCCAGACGCTCTGCGCCACGGACACCGGTTACGTCATCACCTCCGACTGGTCGGACGAGGAGTCCTTCCGCCGCTTCGAACGCAGCCCGGAGCAGGACGAGGCGACGGCCGGCCTGCGCGCCCTGCGCACCTCCGCGCGAATGGAGGTGCACCGCATCCTGCATCATCAATGA
- a CDS encoding SchA/CurD-like domain-containing protein, producing the protein MQRLAIMFRIKPGTEDKVRDLLANYAPPVRVTADGTRMLSTSVFMKDGIVVRMIEIEGNVPSLMAHIAQDPSIQYVESELDKYVVEEDRRSADTPEGAREFFLRMGMEHITTRLAPREGAEA; encoded by the coding sequence ATGCAGCGACTGGCCATCATGTTCAGGATCAAGCCGGGCACCGAGGACAAGGTGCGCGACCTGCTGGCCAACTACGCGCCGCCGGTGCGGGTCACGGCCGACGGCACCAGGATGCTCAGCACGTCCGTCTTCATGAAGGACGGCATCGTGGTCCGGATGATCGAGATCGAGGGGAACGTGCCGTCGCTCATGGCGCACATCGCCCAGGACCCGAGCATCCAGTACGTGGAGAGCGAGCTGGACAAGTACGTGGTCGAGGAGGACCGCCGCTCCGCCGACACCCCTGAGGGCGCCCGCGAGTTCTTCCTGCGCATGGGCATGGAGCACATCACCACCCGCCTGGCTCCGCGCGAAGGCGCCGAGGCATGA
- a CDS encoding PhzF family phenazine biosynthesis protein: MLRRFTQVDVFASARPYTGNALAVVIDGDGLSTEEMQRFARWTNLSETTFLLPPSTGEADYRVRIFTPDSELPFAGHPTLGSCHAWLEAGGRPREGGRVVQECGAGLVPVDATEAGPAFQAPPLIRSGPVEEEFLDRIVESLGITRADVVDAEWADNGPGWVGLLLKDAEAVLALRPGTVPHDIGVVGPHPEGSPCAFEVRAFFPSQGATVEDPVTGSLNASLAQWLLRTGRTKAPYVAAQGTAIGREGRVHVSTGSDGAVWVGGEVITCVTGQVEL, translated from the coding sequence ATGTTGCGCAGATTCACGCAAGTCGACGTGTTCGCCTCCGCGCGGCCGTACACGGGAAACGCACTCGCGGTCGTGATCGACGGCGACGGCCTGAGCACCGAGGAGATGCAGCGCTTCGCCCGCTGGACGAACCTGTCGGAGACCACCTTCCTGCTGCCGCCGAGCACCGGGGAGGCCGACTACCGCGTCCGCATCTTCACCCCCGACAGCGAGCTGCCCTTCGCCGGTCACCCCACGCTGGGCTCCTGCCACGCCTGGCTGGAGGCCGGGGGCCGGCCGCGCGAGGGAGGCCGGGTCGTCCAGGAGTGCGGAGCGGGGCTGGTGCCCGTGGACGCCACGGAAGCGGGGCCGGCGTTCCAGGCGCCGCCGCTGATCCGCTCGGGGCCCGTGGAGGAGGAGTTCCTCGACCGGATCGTGGAGTCGCTCGGGATCACGCGTGCCGACGTCGTGGACGCCGAGTGGGCCGACAACGGCCCCGGCTGGGTCGGCCTGCTGCTCAAGGACGCCGAAGCCGTGCTCGCGCTGCGCCCTGGCACGGTGCCGCACGACATCGGCGTGGTCGGGCCGCACCCCGAGGGCTCGCCGTGCGCGTTCGAGGTGCGGGCGTTCTTCCCCTCCCAGGGCGCCACGGTCGAGGACCCCGTGACGGGCAGCCTGAACGCCTCCCTGGCACAGTGGCTGCTGCGCACGGGCCGGACCAAGGCCCCGTACGTGGCCGCGCAGGGCACCGCGATCGGCCGCGAGGGCCGCGTGCACGTGTCCACCGGCTCCGACGGCGCCGTCTGGGTGGGCGGCGAGGTGATCACCTGCGTCACGGGTCAGGTCGAGCTGTAG
- a CDS encoding SDR family oxidoreductase — protein sequence MSDGGTFLITGATGQVAEATIALLAKRGDALLLTGRNEDRLAELERAYGEPGRIETFAADVTTERGAVEAAEAAVSRLGRLDGLIHMVGGFSAGPVFITRVEEYDRLLRVNFLSAVCATQAVLPHLDGGGRLVFFGSPLAGEPLAALGGYAAGKAALLAWMRSLSHEVKHRGIHANAVIMTMADTPQARQERAHVDFDHAVTPDLVARVVAFLTGEGADGLYGSLVPVMGKFGFSSALAGPPPGKAG from the coding sequence ATGAGCGACGGCGGGACGTTCCTGATCACCGGCGCGACCGGGCAGGTCGCCGAGGCCACGATCGCGCTGCTGGCCAAGCGGGGAGACGCCCTGCTGCTCACCGGCCGCAACGAGGACCGCCTGGCCGAGCTGGAGCGCGCCTACGGCGAGCCGGGCCGCATCGAGACGTTCGCCGCGGACGTGACCACGGAGCGGGGCGCCGTCGAGGCGGCCGAGGCCGCCGTGTCGCGGCTGGGCCGGCTCGACGGGCTCATCCACATGGTGGGCGGGTTCAGCGCCGGCCCGGTCTTCATCACCCGGGTCGAGGAGTACGACCGGCTGTTGCGGGTCAACTTCCTGTCGGCCGTCTGCGCGACGCAGGCTGTGCTGCCGCATCTCGACGGCGGCGGGCGGCTGGTGTTCTTCGGCTCGCCGCTGGCAGGCGAGCCGCTGGCCGCGCTCGGCGGGTACGCGGCCGGCAAGGCGGCGCTGCTGGCCTGGATGCGCTCGCTCTCGCACGAGGTCAAGCACCGCGGCATCCACGCCAACGCCGTCATCATGACGATGGCCGACACGCCGCAGGCCCGGCAGGAGCGCGCGCACGTGGACTTCGACCACGCGGTCACGCCGGACCTGGTGGCGCGGGTGGTGGCGTTCCTGACCGGGGAGGGCGCCGACGGGCTGTACGGCTCGCTGGTCCCGGTCATGGGCAAGTTCGGCTTCAGCAGCGCGCTGGCCGGCCCGCCGCCGGGCAAGGCGGGCTGA
- a CDS encoding amidohydrolase family protein, with protein sequence MLIDVHGHLAPPGEKAGGPPGMHDPEGMIEAKLALGIGMTIIGSPVGAGSMLPGTGAANYRQDAATVRAHNEALAELARRHPAHLRCYAYLDPFAGEAMLAQAAELLAEPEFVGLVVNTSVEGRLLSSPRADDFFAFAAEAGVPVLLHPPAEPVGTDAVLDLGPGLVEHLARFNDVTLGVAAVVCAGRLERHPELRLIAPGGGGALGVLAEKLDLAVAPRPGAAADGRPRPVPSRSLRRVLVDTSCPNPAQLRANLACFGPEQVLFGTDAPPLMSELKRMTELVADLDPGTLTANAERIFKLGVRA encoded by the coding sequence ATGCTCATCGACGTGCACGGGCACCTGGCGCCGCCGGGCGAGAAGGCGGGCGGCCCGCCGGGCATGCACGACCCGGAGGGGATGATCGAGGCCAAGCTGGCTCTCGGGATCGGGATGACGATCATCGGCAGCCCCGTGGGAGCGGGCTCCATGCTGCCGGGCACGGGGGCCGCCAACTACCGGCAGGACGCGGCCACCGTACGGGCGCACAACGAGGCGCTGGCCGAGCTGGCCCGCCGGCACCCCGCCCACCTGCGCTGTTACGCCTATCTCGACCCGTTCGCGGGGGAGGCGATGCTGGCGCAGGCCGCCGAGCTGCTGGCCGAGCCCGAGTTCGTCGGCCTGGTGGTCAACACCAGCGTGGAGGGCCGGTTGCTCAGCTCGCCCCGTGCCGACGACTTCTTCGCCTTCGCGGCCGAGGCCGGCGTGCCGGTGCTGCTGCATCCGCCGGCGGAGCCGGTGGGCACGGACGCGGTGCTGGACCTGGGGCCGGGCCTGGTCGAGCACCTGGCCCGGTTCAACGACGTCACCCTCGGCGTGGCGGCCGTGGTGTGCGCGGGCCGGCTGGAACGCCATCCGGAGCTGCGGCTCATCGCCCCGGGCGGCGGCGGCGCGCTGGGCGTGCTGGCGGAGAAGCTGGACCTAGCCGTGGCGCCGAGACCGGGCGCCGCGGCCGATGGGCGGCCCCGACCGGTGCCCAGCCGCTCGCTGCGCAGGGTCCTGGTGGACACCTCGTGCCCGAACCCGGCGCAGCTACGCGCCAACCTCGCCTGCTTCGGGCCGGAGCAGGTTCTGTTCGGCACGGACGCGCCGCCGCTCATGAGCGAGCTGAAGCGCATGACGGAGCTGGTCGCGGACCTGGACCCCGGCACGCTGACGGCCAACGCGGAGCGGATCTTCAAGCTGGGGGTGCGGGCATGA
- a CDS encoding sensor histidine kinase, translated as MGEDQGVTTLTRLPNVLLGTDHNLTEFLLGCAVGLLVATGIWLVRRRALSRRPSSADTLDERRRIARELHDGLGHGLLVIAMHARRLPALAPQTRPVAEAIDQTVSDILGQVRTAIGVLRGGHQRPVHGSTAPLSAQVAGLISGLPSEAEAVRFTVRGVEHQVPAHIRDVALRLVQEGLTNTFKHSKGLPVRVDLDFGGDRLKVSVVSGTGELDGQVHQLGGYGLLGMREGVVATGGGFESGPLTDGGFLISAWLPTEERMHEARASGDR; from the coding sequence ATCGGGGAAGATCAGGGGGTAACTACGCTGACACGCCTACCTAACGTCTTACTCGGAACTGATCACAACCTCACGGAGTTCCTGCTCGGCTGCGCGGTCGGGCTGCTGGTCGCAACGGGGATCTGGCTGGTCAGGCGGCGCGCCCTGAGCCGGCGGCCCAGCTCGGCCGACACCCTCGACGAGCGCCGCCGCATCGCCAGGGAGCTGCATGACGGCCTGGGGCACGGCCTGCTCGTCATCGCCATGCACGCCAGGCGCCTGCCCGCACTCGCCCCGCAGACCAGGCCCGTCGCCGAGGCCATCGACCAGACGGTCAGCGACATCCTCGGCCAGGTGCGCACGGCCATCGGCGTGCTGCGCGGCGGCCACCAGCGCCCTGTGCACGGCTCGACCGCGCCCCTTTCGGCGCAGGTCGCCGGCCTGATCTCCGGGTTGCCGAGCGAGGCGGAGGCCGTGCGGTTCACTGTCAGGGGAGTGGAGCACCAGGTGCCCGCGCACATCAGGGACGTGGCGCTCAGGCTCGTGCAGGAAGGGCTCACGAACACCTTCAAACACAGCAAGGGCCTGCCCGTGCGCGTCGATCTCGACTTCGGCGGCGACAGGCTGAAGGTCAGCGTCGTCAGTGGCACCGGCGAGCTGGACGGCCAGGTGCACCAGCTCGGCGGCTACGGGCTGCTCGGCATGCGGGAAGGAGTGGTCGCGACAGGCGGTGGATTCGAGAGCGGTCCGCTGACCGACGGGGGGTTTCTCATCAGTGCTTGGTTGCCGACCGAGGAGAGGATGCATGAAGCGCGTGCGTCTGGCGATCGTTGA
- the cysN gene encoding sulfate adenylyltransferase subunit CysN, whose product MDILRFATAGSVDDGKSTLIGRLLFDSKAIFEDQLEAVERTSRDRGTDYTDLSLLTDGLRAEREQGITIDVAYRYFATPRRKFIIADTPGHIQYTRNMVTGASTADLAIVLIDARKGVLEQSRRHAFLTSLLRVPHLVLAVNKMDLVDYAQERFEEIRDEFTAFASKLNIADLTFIPISALNGDNVVSRSENMPWYLGTSLLHHLENVHIASDRNLTDVRFPVQYVIRPQRATDPALHDYRGYAGQVAGGVLKPGDEVVHLPSGLCTRIASIDTFDGPVEEAFAPMSVTLRFEDDIDVSRGDMIARPNNQPAVAQELEAMVCWMADGVRLGPRSKLMIKHTTRTARALVRDLHYRLDVNTLHRDEEATALGLNEIGRVSLRVTQPLFVDDYARNRATGGFILVDESTNATVGAGMVIDAR is encoded by the coding sequence ATGGACATTCTGCGCTTTGCCACGGCGGGAAGCGTCGATGACGGCAAGTCCACGCTCATCGGCCGGTTGCTCTTCGACTCCAAGGCGATCTTCGAGGACCAGCTCGAGGCGGTCGAGCGTACCTCGCGTGATCGCGGCACCGACTACACCGACCTGTCGCTGCTGACCGACGGGCTGCGGGCGGAGCGGGAGCAGGGCATCACGATCGATGTGGCCTACCGTTACTTCGCCACGCCGCGCCGCAAGTTCATCATCGCCGACACTCCCGGGCACATCCAGTACACGCGCAACATGGTCACCGGCGCCTCGACGGCGGATCTGGCCATCGTGCTGATCGACGCGCGCAAGGGGGTGCTGGAGCAGTCGCGCCGGCACGCGTTCCTGACCTCGTTGCTGCGGGTGCCGCATCTGGTGCTGGCGGTCAACAAGATGGATCTGGTCGACTACGCGCAGGAGCGGTTCGAGGAGATCAGGGACGAGTTCACGGCGTTCGCGTCCAAGCTGAACATCGCCGATCTGACGTTCATCCCGATCTCGGCGCTGAACGGCGACAACGTGGTGTCCCGCTCGGAGAACATGCCGTGGTATCTGGGCACGTCGCTGTTGCATCATCTGGAGAACGTGCACATCGCCTCCGACCGTAACCTGACCGATGTGCGGTTTCCGGTGCAGTACGTGATCCGGCCGCAGCGGGCCACCGATCCGGCCTTGCATGATTATCGGGGGTATGCGGGGCAGGTGGCCGGCGGGGTGCTCAAGCCGGGGGATGAGGTGGTGCATCTGCCGTCGGGGCTGTGCACGCGGATCGCCTCGATCGACACCTTCGACGGGCCGGTGGAGGAGGCGTTCGCGCCGATGTCGGTGACGTTGCGGTTCGAGGACGACATCGACGTCTCGCGCGGTGACATGATCGCCCGGCCGAACAACCAGCCCGCGGTCGCGCAGGAGCTGGAGGCGATGGTGTGCTGGATGGCTGATGGGGTCAGGCTCGGGCCGCGCTCGAAGCTGATGATCAAGCACACCACCCGCACCGCCCGGGCGCTGGTGCGTGACCTGCACTACCGGCTGGACGTCAACACGCTGCACCGTGACGAGGAGGCGACCGCGCTGGGCCTGAACGAGATCGGCCGGGTGTCGCTGCGTGTCACCCAGCCGTTGTTCGTCGACGACTACGCGCGCAACCGGGCCACCGGCGGCTTCATCCTGGTGGACGAGTCGACCAACGCCACGGTCGGCGCCGGCATGGTCATCGACGCCAGGTAG
- a CDS encoding response regulator: MKRVRLAIVDDQPLVRRGLRATFDEVADVLVVGEAANGVEALHALRGSQVDVVLMDINMPRMGGLEATRRICEGSGPRVVILTMYDQDEYVFEALRAGASGFVLKDSSPELLVEGVRTVASGEGLLSPSVTGRLIAEFARRPVVSAAVVPELVGLTDRELDVFRLLVRGHRNEDIARLLVLGESTVKSHVQHLYQKLGVRDRVQVVIYAYENGLVQPGRRSQEADLAVGC, from the coding sequence ATGAAGCGCGTGCGTCTGGCGATCGTTGACGATCAGCCGTTGGTGCGCCGGGGTTTACGTGCCACCTTCGATGAGGTGGCGGATGTTCTGGTCGTGGGGGAGGCGGCCAATGGGGTGGAGGCGCTGCATGCGCTTCGGGGGAGTCAGGTGGATGTGGTGCTGATGGATATCAACATGCCTCGGATGGGGGGTTTGGAGGCGACGCGGCGGATCTGTGAGGGGTCGGGGCCGCGGGTGGTGATTTTGACGATGTACGACCAGGACGAGTATGTCTTCGAGGCGTTGCGGGCGGGGGCGTCGGGGTTCGTGCTGAAGGATTCGTCGCCGGAGCTGCTGGTGGAGGGGGTGCGGACGGTGGCGTCGGGGGAGGGGTTGTTGTCTCCTTCGGTGACGGGTCGGTTGATCGCGGAGTTCGCGCGGCGTCCGGTGGTGTCGGCGGCGGTGGTGCCGGAGCTGGTGGGGTTGACGGATCGGGAGCTGGATGTGTTCCGGTTGCTGGTGCGGGGTCATCGTAATGAGGACATCGCGCGGTTGCTGGTGCTGGGGGAGTCGACGGTGAAGTCGCACGTGCAGCATCTGTATCAGAAGCTGGGGGTGCGGGATCGGGTGCAGGTGGTGATCTACGCCTACGAGAACGGACTCGTCCAGCCCGGCCGCCGGAGCCAGGAGGCCGATCTGGCCGTCGGATGTTAG
- a CDS encoding SDR family NAD(P)-dependent oxidoreductase, with amino-acid sequence MDIRLDGKAALVTGGTRGIGRAVTLGLARAGARVLACYRTESEAVESLARELKNHGGEHRLVKADVSDPAEVTALLEECSAAFGGLDVVVGNAGAISHVPFPELTLDEWRRIIDTNLTGAFTVTQQALPLLRPGSSIVYIGSKVAMVGLPLRAHYTASKAALVGLARTLCKELGPRGVRVNVVAPGIIDTTDLPPERTAQYERIISLGRLGRPEEIAGVVTFLASDQASYITGETINVDGGT; translated from the coding sequence ATGGACATCCGACTGGACGGAAAGGCCGCTCTGGTGACGGGCGGCACCCGCGGGATCGGCCGGGCGGTGACGCTCGGGCTGGCCAGGGCCGGCGCCAGGGTGCTGGCCTGTTACCGCACCGAATCAGAGGCGGTGGAGAGCCTCGCTCGCGAGCTGAAGAACCACGGCGGCGAGCACCGCCTGGTCAAGGCCGACGTCTCCGACCCGGCCGAGGTCACCGCGCTCCTCGAGGAGTGCTCCGCCGCCTTCGGCGGCCTCGACGTCGTGGTGGGCAACGCCGGCGCGATCTCCCACGTCCCCTTCCCCGAGCTGACTCTGGACGAGTGGCGGCGGATCATCGACACCAACCTGACCGGCGCGTTCACGGTCACCCAGCAGGCGCTGCCGCTGCTGCGGCCCGGCTCTTCGATCGTCTACATCGGCTCGAAGGTGGCGATGGTCGGGCTGCCGCTGCGCGCCCACTACACCGCCTCCAAGGCGGCGCTGGTCGGTCTGGCCCGCACCCTGTGCAAGGAGCTCGGCCCGCGGGGCGTCCGGGTCAACGTCGTGGCGCCCGGCATCATCGACACGACCGACCTGCCGCCCGAGCGCACCGCGCAGTACGAGCGGATCATCAGCCTCGGCCGCCTGGGCCGGCCCGAGGAGATCGCGGGCGTGGTCACGTTCCTGGCCAGCGATCAGGCGAGCTACATCACCGGTGAGACCATCAACGTCGACGGAGGTACCTGA
- a CDS encoding multicopper oxidase family protein, with the protein MLLGSAGLAALGLGLGGGSQAATAAVTSRGGVPPRDPTLVINKFVDRLPIPPVMRPQRHGSVWELTVRMKVIKRRLHSELPPSTLWTYEGSFPGPTIEVRRGQRLRTTWVNQLQGTMPIIAVRAAEDAIGRPGEPPTNWPGREKTEPVEGVENIPPWAAVHLHGAHVGGANDGWGENVILPGDAQLSEYHNDQAGTTLWYHDHAMHLTRWTQMAGLAGMYVMRDDEEDSLGLPDGKYEIPLMFCDRNFDLDAAKRPNGQLLHKVEIASPMKIVVPFAGPYTLVNGVVWPYLDVSARWYRFRMLNMSNSRVYRLVLLDEQNQVVPGALKLIGTDQGLLGAPAPLTGPLVLSPAERADVLIDFKELAGRTLKLVDTRPGITPGQPDLSNNINEPDVMQLRVAAKPDNDRFSLPATVSPTFKRVTHDDIPADHHHRWIVLTRPGAPAEAEQWEMEEVDPATVQIPGDGIIQIQTADGQVKTLKRISNNFQDTANFLIERGKWEMWRFLDLGGPPHPMHLHAVDFHVLSRDIYDVSGWSRAVRGSTKPIKFLRNGVLEPHEQGRKDVIRAAGGEGFTGELITIAVQFNAVGRFVYHCHTLEHEVHMMRPFVVMPTEMMKYGHGAGHTHGAHGAH; encoded by the coding sequence ATGTTACTCGGCTCCGCCGGCCTCGCCGCGCTGGGCCTCGGGCTCGGCGGCGGAAGCCAGGCGGCGACCGCGGCGGTGACGTCCCGCGGCGGGGTGCCGCCGCGGGACCCGACCCTGGTCATCAACAAGTTCGTGGACCGGCTGCCGATCCCGCCGGTCATGCGGCCGCAGCGGCACGGCTCGGTGTGGGAGCTGACGGTCCGGATGAAGGTGATCAAGCGGCGGCTCCACTCCGAGCTGCCGCCCTCCACGTTGTGGACCTACGAGGGCTCCTTCCCCGGCCCGACCATCGAGGTGCGGCGCGGCCAGCGGCTCCGGACGACCTGGGTCAACCAGCTCCAGGGCACGATGCCGATCATCGCCGTCCGCGCCGCGGAGGACGCCATCGGCCGCCCCGGCGAACCGCCGACCAACTGGCCGGGCAGGGAGAAGACCGAACCGGTCGAAGGGGTGGAGAACATCCCGCCGTGGGCCGCGGTGCACCTGCACGGGGCGCACGTGGGCGGGGCCAACGACGGCTGGGGGGAGAACGTCATCCTGCCCGGTGACGCCCAGCTCTCCGAGTACCACAACGACCAGGCCGGCACGACGCTCTGGTACCACGACCACGCCATGCACCTGACCCGCTGGACCCAGATGGCCGGCCTGGCGGGCATGTACGTCATGCGCGACGACGAGGAGGACTCCCTCGGCCTGCCGGACGGCAAGTACGAGATCCCGCTGATGTTCTGCGACCGCAACTTCGACCTCGACGCCGCCAAGCGGCCCAACGGCCAGCTGCTGCACAAGGTCGAGATCGCCAGCCCGATGAAGATCGTGGTGCCGTTCGCGGGGCCGTACACGCTGGTCAACGGCGTGGTGTGGCCCTACCTGGACGTCTCCGCGCGGTGGTACCGCTTCCGCATGCTCAACATGTCCAACTCCCGGGTCTACCGCCTCGTCCTGCTCGACGAGCAGAACCAGGTCGTGCCGGGGGCGCTCAAGCTGATCGGCACCGACCAGGGCCTGCTGGGCGCGCCCGCGCCGCTGACCGGGCCGCTGGTGCTCTCCCCGGCCGAGCGGGCCGACGTGCTGATCGACTTCAAGGAGCTGGCGGGCAGGACGCTCAAGCTGGTCGACACGCGCCCCGGCATCACCCCCGGCCAGCCCGACCTGTCGAACAACATCAACGAGCCGGACGTCATGCAGCTCCGGGTGGCCGCCAAGCCCGACAACGACCGGTTCTCGCTGCCCGCCACGGTGTCGCCGACGTTCAAGCGCGTCACCCACGACGACATCCCCGCCGACCACCACCACCGCTGGATCGTGCTCACCCGGCCGGGCGCGCCCGCCGAGGCCGAGCAGTGGGAGATGGAGGAGGTCGATCCGGCGACCGTGCAGATCCCCGGGGACGGCATCATCCAGATCCAGACCGCCGACGGCCAGGTCAAGACGCTCAAGCGCATCTCCAACAACTTCCAGGACACCGCGAACTTCCTCATCGAGCGCGGCAAGTGGGAGATGTGGCGCTTCCTGGACCTCGGCGGCCCGCCGCACCCCATGCATCTGCACGCCGTCGACTTCCACGTGCTGAGCCGCGACATCTACGACGTCAGCGGCTGGAGCAGGGCGGTGCGCGGCAGCACCAAGCCGATCAAGTTCCTGCGCAACGGCGTGCTCGAACCGCACGAGCAGGGCCGCAAGGACGTCATCAGGGCCGCCGGCGGCGAGGGCTTCACCGGCGAGCTGATCACCATCGCGGTGCAGTTCAACGCCGTCGGCCGCTTCGTCTACCACTGCCACACGCTGGAGCACGAGGTGCACATGATGCGGCCGTTCGTCGTCATGCCCACGGAGATGATGAAGTACGGGCACGGCGCGGGCCACACGCACGGCGCACACGGAGCCCACTGA
- a CDS encoding antibiotic biosynthesis monooxygenase family protein, with amino-acid sequence MTTPGFRVMLKMHIHSGMEDEFEKVWRSVGAAVTDHPANLGHWLMRSTSEEGVYYISSDWVDERRFREFEESWEHGEHRALLHPYRESATISTMHVVGHLLKSGQDAR; translated from the coding sequence ATGACCACGCCCGGCTTCCGCGTGATGCTCAAGATGCACATCCACAGCGGCATGGAGGACGAGTTCGAGAAGGTCTGGCGATCCGTGGGAGCCGCCGTCACGGATCATCCCGCCAACCTCGGGCACTGGCTGATGCGCAGCACCAGCGAGGAAGGCGTCTACTACATCAGCAGCGACTGGGTCGACGAGCGGCGTTTCCGGGAGTTCGAGGAGAGCTGGGAGCACGGCGAGCACCGCGCGCTGCTGCACCCCTATCGCGAGTCGGCCACGATCTCGACCATGCACGTGGTCGGCCACCTGCTCAAGTCCGGGCAGGACGCCCGATGA
- a CDS encoding antibiotic biosynthesis monooxygenase family protein yields the protein MSVRVLLWYRAPQGEEQAVIEAFHLISGKLAGTPGLVRSELWRPAHDPADFVVMSEWESRQAFETWEGGSTHKADTSPLRPYRDPRRERPFMLLDVVAAY from the coding sequence ATGAGCGTGCGCGTGCTGCTCTGGTACCGGGCGCCGCAGGGCGAGGAGCAGGCGGTCATCGAGGCGTTCCACCTGATCAGCGGCAAGCTGGCGGGCACGCCCGGCCTGGTGCGCAGCGAGCTGTGGCGGCCGGCCCACGATCCGGCCGACTTCGTCGTGATGAGCGAGTGGGAGAGCAGGCAGGCGTTCGAGACGTGGGAGGGCGGCAGCACGCACAAGGCCGACACCTCCCCGCTGCGCCCCTACCGCGACCCGCGCAGGGAGCGGCCGTTCATGCTGCTGGACGTGGTGGCGGCCTACTGA